A window of Trachemys scripta elegans isolate TJP31775 chromosome 9, CAS_Tse_1.0, whole genome shotgun sequence genomic DNA:
AACTTCTAATGGAAGACCAGAAATATAATGATTTGATCCAACAAGACTTCTTGGATACTTTTCACAATCTCACCCTTAAGTTACTTTTGCAGTTTGGATGGGTGAATGCATACTGCCCACATGCCAAGTTCATTATGTCCGCAGATGATGATATTTTTATTCACATGCCAAATCTTGTTGCATATCTCCAAAGTCTAGTGGAAATTGGCGCTCAAGATATCTGGATTGGGCGTGTCCATCGTGGAGCTCCTCCCGTGAGAGATAAGACTAGCAAATACTACGTTCCATATGAAATGTACCAGTGGCCTTCTTATCCTGACTACACAGCTGGAGCCGCATATGTAATATCAAGTGATGTAGCAGCTAAAGTATATGAGGCTTCACAGACCCTTAATACAAGTCTTTATATAGATGATGTTTTCATGGGTCTCTGTGGCAATAAAATGGGAATTGTACCACAATATCATGTATTCTTTTCTGGGGAAGGAAAGGCTCCATATCATCCCTGCATCTATAACAAAATGATAACCTCTCATGGACATGTAGAAGACCTTCATCACCTTTGGAAGCAGGCAACAGATC
This region includes:
- the B3GNT5 gene encoding lactosylceramide 1,3-N-acetyl-beta-D-glucosaminyltransferase, coding for MFISARKVRKCQFVQILATCFVLSLMIFWTPLDNHIVSHMKSYSYRYLINSYTFVNDSLSLSRENLDRVARYRYLINHKEKCQQQEVLLLLFVKTSPENRHRRDAIRQTWGNEKYVYSHLHANIKTVFALGRPTDHMQRAQMQRKLLMEDQKYNDLIQQDFLDTFHNLTLKLLLQFGWVNAYCPHAKFIMSADDDIFIHMPNLVAYLQSLVEIGAQDIWIGRVHRGAPPVRDKTSKYYVPYEMYQWPSYPDYTAGAAYVISSDVAAKVYEASQTLNTSLYIDDVFMGLCGNKMGIVPQYHVFFSGEGKAPYHPCIYNKMITSHGHVEDLHHLWKQATDPKVKSFSSRFLGRLYCKIINIMLLCKLHYEDTYPCSAAFS